In Wenyingzhuangia fucanilytica, the following are encoded in one genomic region:
- a CDS encoding gliding motility-associated C-terminal domain-containing protein, which produces MKNQNYFKLILLVGLFCALGIFKTYSQQVYATTATELSSGNRVDDEGNAAANNGNLAKVRSYGGIAVGIGAYAGELKLTFPNTVPANTTTYIRVGDGGTGLLDLLLGGSLGTLLSNVVGTIALGDHFVEVSALDGSNNTVVTGRSDNITSSSVLKVVRNKDGETFFAITPAVDYKSVVIKDNTNALLLGTSNFINVHHAFYLDSASMFCNPSGIFTSYDGTGISLGLLDPLGVLGTTGVENPEYAIDDDDATYSKINVGIVSALATVYQDIQFPTTATSTDQLEIRIRGLEGALVNVAVLQNINIDLYNAGAVVYSTTVDAANLLALLPSAGGDISKVSVTPGVQFDKLRVTLVSPLGVNLAQQVDLFGAKITPAPPTLGPGEDNQAFCTIQNATVANLAATVGIGSVIWYDQETGGTAYAGTDALTNGTVYYGATLDGSCESLSRVAVTVAVSDSDTPTTTEATQSFCAVDNPKISDLSADVTAGVITWYDQAIGGTAYTSTDVLVDGEKYYAANTVGSCESSSRLEVTAVVTNPTIPTTVNANQSFCAVDAPTIADLDATASGTIIWYNQAIGGTAYTSADVLVNGNTYYAANSDGTCEGSSRLEVTVTVSDAAVPTTTQTTQSFCTVDAPTVADLDATASGTVTWYNQAVGGAAYADTDVLVNGNTYYAANINGSCESSLRLEVTVEIGDSAVPTTTEATQSFCTVDNPKISDLSADVATGVITWYDQAIGGTAYADTDVLVNGDKYYAANTVGTCESSTRLEVSVSISDATTPTTTVGAAQSFCAANNPTVADLDATASGTIIWYNQAVDGTAYVATDALIDGGEYYAANLDGSCESSSRLKVTVSINNPSTPTTTVGAAQSFCAVNNPTVADLDATASGTVVWYNQASGGTAYASTDVLIDGGEYYAANLEGGCESDTRLKVTVEVANPSTPTTTVGATQSFCAVNNPTVADLDASASGTVIWYDQAVGGTAYSSTDVLVDGDKYYAVNLDRGCESSSRLEVSVSVSNPATPTTTVGANQSFCAIDSPTIADLDATASGTIVWYNQASGGTAYASTDVLIDGGEYYAANLEGGCESPTRLKIEVAVNGPAIPTTTEITQSFCTTVDPTIADLDATASGTIVWYNQASGGTAYANTDLLVDGTSYYAANLEGGCESTTRLKVDVILGFDLALVGTLNGVCLGNTETYELPTGLAPYTWTVTGGNVISGGSSNDHTIEIQWLSLSNTKIDVEITGGCYLSNVKTFDIGVTDVCTSSRSTEDLEITSEVNNINPEIEEEITFTVRVINTSSSTMFMDVNISEILTSGFTYVSSSTTMGAYDSSTGMWNIPTLSGNDDAEMILKVKVNSSGNYLNTAAIIDSTPLDASTANNSVEILVEPSCLKVYNHMTPNGDGMNDCLMISCIENYDNTMLEIFDRYGALVYKKANYKNDWDGVANQTSTIIKKGEQLPNGTYFYHLELNNGSKPKTGWIQITK; this is translated from the coding sequence ATGAAAAATCAAAATTATTTTAAACTCATTTTATTAGTGGGATTGTTTTGTGCATTGGGGATATTTAAAACCTATTCACAACAAGTTTATGCGACAACAGCAACTGAACTTTCTTCAGGAAACCGGGTGGATGATGAGGGAAATGCGGCCGCAAATAACGGCAATCTAGCAAAGGTTAGATCCTATGGAGGAATTGCAGTTGGTATTGGTGCTTATGCGGGTGAACTAAAGTTAACGTTTCCAAATACAGTACCTGCCAATACAACTACTTATATAAGAGTAGGTGATGGTGGTACTGGTCTATTAGACTTATTATTGGGTGGTTCTTTAGGTACATTATTATCAAATGTAGTTGGAACTATTGCTTTAGGAGATCATTTTGTAGAAGTTTCTGCTTTAGATGGTTCAAATAATACGGTTGTAACTGGTAGATCAGATAATATTACTTCATCTTCTGTTCTTAAAGTAGTAAGAAATAAAGATGGAGAAACATTTTTTGCGATTACTCCTGCTGTAGACTATAAGTCGGTAGTTATAAAAGACAATACCAATGCATTGTTGTTGGGAACTAGTAATTTTATAAATGTTCATCATGCTTTTTACTTGGATTCAGCTTCTATGTTTTGTAATCCAAGTGGAATTTTTACTTCATATGATGGAACAGGGATTAGTTTAGGTTTATTAGACCCTTTAGGAGTTTTGGGAACTACAGGGGTGGAAAATCCAGAATATGCTATTGATGATGATGACGCTACTTATTCTAAAATTAATGTAGGGATTGTAAGCGCCTTGGCTACTGTTTATCAAGATATTCAATTTCCAACAACAGCTACCTCTACAGATCAGTTAGAGATAAGAATTAGAGGTTTAGAAGGTGCTTTAGTGAATGTTGCTGTACTACAGAATATTAATATCGATTTATATAATGCGGGAGCAGTGGTTTATTCAACTACTGTAGATGCCGCAAATTTATTGGCATTGTTGCCTTCTGCAGGAGGTGATATTAGTAAGGTTTCTGTAACTCCTGGAGTTCAGTTTGATAAGTTAAGAGTTACTTTGGTTTCCCCACTAGGTGTTAACTTGGCTCAACAAGTAGATTTATTTGGAGCAAAAATTACACCTGCTCCTCCTACACTTGGTCCAGGGGAGGATAATCAAGCTTTTTGTACCATTCAAAATGCTACAGTAGCAAATTTAGCAGCTACGGTGGGAATAGGATCTGTTATTTGGTATGATCAAGAAACAGGAGGAACAGCATATGCTGGTACAGATGCCTTAACTAATGGAACAGTTTATTATGGAGCAACTTTAGATGGAAGTTGTGAAAGTCTTTCAAGAGTTGCAGTAACAGTTGCAGTTTCAGATTCAGATACTCCTACAACGACAGAAGCCACGCAGAGTTTTTGTGCAGTAGATAATCCTAAAATTTCAGATTTATCAGCCGATGTTACTGCAGGAGTAATTACATGGTATGATCAAGCAATTGGAGGAACAGCTTATACTTCAACGGATGTATTGGTGGATGGTGAAAAATACTATGCAGCAAATACTGTTGGTAGTTGTGAAAGTAGTTCAAGGTTAGAAGTTACTGCAGTAGTAACAAATCCAACAATTCCAACAACTGTAAATGCGAATCAAAGTTTTTGTGCTGTTGATGCCCCAACCATTGCAGATTTAGATGCTACTGCAAGTGGTACTATAATTTGGTACAATCAGGCAATTGGAGGAACGGCCTATACTTCGGCTGATGTATTAGTGAATGGAAATACATATTATGCTGCAAATTCAGATGGTACTTGTGAAGGTAGTTCAAGGTTAGAAGTTACTGTGACTGTTTCTGATGCAGCGGTGCCAACTACAACACAAACAACACAAAGTTTTTGTACTGTTGACGCACCAACAGTAGCAGATTTAGATGCTACAGCAAGTGGTACGGTAACATGGTATAATCAAGCAGTTGGTGGAGCAGCTTATGCTGATACAGATGTGTTAGTGAATGGAAACACATATTATGCTGCTAATATAAATGGTAGTTGTGAAAGTAGTCTTAGATTAGAAGTGACAGTTGAAATTGGAGATTCTGCTGTACCAACTACTACAGAAGCTACACAGAGTTTTTGTACAGTAGATAATCCTAAAATTTCAGATTTGTCTGCTGATGTTGCTACGGGAGTAATTACATGGTATGATCAAGCAATTGGAGGAACAGCTTATGCCGATACAGATGTTTTGGTAAACGGGGATAAATATTATGCGGCAAATACTGTTGGAACTTGTGAAAGTAGTACAAGGTTAGAAGTTTCGGTGTCTATTTCAGATGCTACAACTCCAACAACTACAGTTGGAGCAGCTCAAAGTTTTTGTGCAGCAAATAATCCAACTGTTGCCGATTTAGATGCCACAGCAAGTGGAACTATTATATGGTATAATCAAGCAGTTGACGGAACAGCTTACGTAGCTACTGATGCTTTGATTGATGGAGGAGAATATTATGCTGCAAATTTAGATGGAAGTTGTGAGAGTAGTTCTCGTTTAAAGGTAACTGTAAGTATTAATAATCCATCAACACCAACTACTACAGTAGGAGCTGCACAAAGTTTTTGTGCAGTAAATAATCCAACTGTTGCAGATTTAGATGCTACAGCAAGTGGAACCGTTGTTTGGTATAATCAAGCTAGTGGAGGAACAGCTTATGCGAGTACTGATGTTTTGATTGATGGAGGAGAATATTATGCTGCAAATTTAGAAGGAGGTTGTGAAAGTGATACAAGGTTAAAAGTAACTGTAGAAGTTGCAAATCCATCAACACCAACTACTACTGTTGGAGCAACACAAAGTTTTTGTGCAGTAAATAATCCAACTGTTGCAGATTTAGATGCTTCAGCAAGTGGAACAGTTATATGGTATGACCAAGCAGTTGGAGGAACAGCTTATTCATCTACAGATGTTTTAGTGGATGGAGATAAATATTACGCCGTAAATTTAGATAGAGGTTGTGAAAGTAGTTCTCGATTAGAAGTTTCCGTATCTGTTTCAAACCCAGCAACTCCAACTACAACAGTCGGAGCGAATCAAAGTTTTTGTGCAATTGATAGTCCAACTATTGCAGATTTAGATGCTACAGCAAGTGGAACCATTGTATGGTATAATCAAGCAAGTGGAGGAACAGCTTATGCGAGTACTGATGTTTTGATTGATGGAGGAGAATATTATGCTGCAAATTTAGAAGGAGGTTGTGAGAGCCCTACAAGGTTAAAAATTGAGGTAGCGGTAAATGGTCCAGCTATTCCAACAACAACAGAGATTACTCAAAGTTTTTGTACAACGGTAGATCCAACTATTGCAGATTTAGATGCTACAGCAAGTGGAACCATTGTTTGGTATAATCAAGCTAGTGGAGGAACAGCCTATGCAAATACGGATTTATTAGTAGACGGAACTTCTTATTATGCCGCAAATTTAGAAGGCGGTTGTGAGAGTACAACAAGACTAAAAGTAGATGTGATATTAGGTTTTGATTTAGCGTTGGTAGGAACATTAAACGGTGTGTGTTTAGGAAATACTGAAACGTATGAGTTGCCAACAGGCTTAGCTCCTTACACCTGGACAGTAACAGGAGGAAACGTTATTTCAGGTGGTTCTAGTAATGACCATACTATCGAAATTCAATGGCTGAGTTTATCAAATACAAAAATAGACGTAGAGATAACAGGTGGATGTTATTTAAGCAATGTAAAAACATTTGATATTGGAGTTACAGATGTTTGTACATCATCGAGAAGTACAGAAGATTTAGAAATTACTAGTGAGGTAAATAATATCAATCCAGAGATTGAAGAGGAAATTACGTTTACCGTAAGAGTTATAAATACTTCTTCATCTACGATGTTTATGGATGTAAATATTTCGGAAATTTTAACAAGCGGATTTACATATGTGAGTAGTTCTACTACCATGGGAGCTTACGATTCATCAACAGGTATGTGGAATATTCCTACACTATCAGGAAATGATGACGCTGAAATGATCTTAAAGGTAAAAGTAAATTCATCAGGAAATTACCTAAATACAGCGGCAATTATTGATTCAACTCCTTTAGATGCTAGTACAGCAAACAATAGTGTAGAAATATTGGTAGAGCCATCTTGTTTAAAAGTATACAACCATATGACACCAAATGGTGATGGGATGAATGATTGTTTAATGATTTCTTGTATTGAAAACTATGATAACACCATGTTAGAAATCTTTGATAGATATGGTGCGCTAGTGTATAAAAAAGCAAATTATAAAAATGATTGGGATGGAGTTGCTAATCAAACAAGTACCATTATTAAAAAAGGAGAGCAATTGCCAAATGGAACGTATTTCTATCATTTAGAACTTAATAATGGTAGTAAGCCAAAAACAGGTTGGATTCAAATAACTAAATAA